A window from Crocosphaera sp. UHCC 0190 encodes these proteins:
- a CDS encoding DUF29 domain-containing protein, producing MSNTLYDYDLQLWIEQTISQLKNREFESLDIENLIEELVDLGKSEKNALRSNLMILLAHLLKLTVQHDVPDSMKGSWYSSVVEHRQRVLNNLVDTPSLQSFLREAIAKAYPQGRKLAIKQGKLGKFGVRVPEESEYPLICPFSVEQILDEDFYGR from the coding sequence ATGTCTAACACGCTATACGATTACGATCTGCAACTTTGGATTGAGCAAACGATTAGTCAATTAAAAAATCGTGAATTTGAGTCCTTGGATATTGAGAATTTGATTGAGGAGTTAGTTGATTTGGGTAAATCGGAAAAAAATGCACTGAGAAGCAATCTCATGATTTTGTTAGCACATTTACTCAAATTGACGGTTCAGCATGATGTACCTGATAGTATGAAGGGCAGTTGGTATAGTTCAGTGGTTGAACATCGTCAGCGAGTTCTCAATAATTTGGTAGATACGCCTTCACTCCAGAGTTTTCTTAGAGAGGCGATCGCCAAAGCTTATCCACAAGGTCGGAAACTGGCGATTAAGCAAGGGAAGTTGGGGAAGTTTGGGGTGCGGGTGCCAGAAGAAAGTGAGTATCCTCTGATCTGTCCTTTTTCCGTCGAGCAGATTCTCGATGAGGATTTCTACGGGCGATAA
- a CDS encoding glycosyltransferase family 4 protein gives MHIAWLGKKSPFCGNVTYGREVTNALLDHGYQVSFIHFSEEDSHQINRPDCPEVFLPFLYKSQVYTIPTPKSSKVLMDALAKLKPDIVHASLTLSTLDFRLPEICQALNLPLIATFHPPFDSKLRNLKSSTQFLTYQLYAPFLANYDQVIVFSRLQQELLMKLGVPEERLAVIPNGVDLIKYSPGVSYVKSQVKAKRLFVYVGRIATEKNVEALLKAWKHTNMGRDSKLLIVGDGPLKPSLEPFYGREYGIHWLGFIADEQRRIDILRAADVFILPSLVEGLSLSLLEAMACGVACIATDAGADGEVLEDGAGVVLNTQGVTTQLKTLLPLFREHSEITQLLGQKARQRVLERYSLTKNISRVERLYQQVLKKPNFPVMGHIS, from the coding sequence ATGCACATCGCTTGGCTAGGGAAAAAATCCCCTTTCTGTGGAAATGTTACTTATGGTCGGGAAGTGACTAATGCTCTTCTAGATCATGGGTATCAGGTCAGTTTTATTCATTTTTCCGAAGAAGATTCCCATCAGATTAACCGGCCCGACTGTCCAGAGGTTTTCTTGCCTTTTCTCTACAAATCTCAGGTTTACACTATCCCCACCCCGAAATCCAGTAAAGTTTTGATGGATGCTTTGGCCAAATTAAAACCTGATATTGTTCATGCGTCTTTAACTTTATCTACCCTAGATTTCCGACTGCCTGAAATTTGTCAGGCCTTAAATTTACCCCTCATTGCCACGTTTCATCCACCCTTTGACAGCAAGTTGCGGAATCTTAAGTCAAGTACTCAATTTTTAACTTATCAGCTTTATGCGCCTTTTTTGGCTAATTATGATCAGGTCATCGTTTTTTCTCGTCTCCAACAAGAATTATTGATGAAATTGGGGGTTCCTGAAGAAAGATTAGCTGTAATTCCCAATGGGGTTGATTTGATTAAATATTCTCCTGGGGTTTCTTATGTGAAGTCTCAGGTTAAAGCGAAGCGTTTATTTGTCTATGTGGGACGAATTGCCACAGAAAAGAATGTAGAAGCGTTACTGAAGGCGTGGAAACATACCAATATGGGCCGGGATAGTAAATTATTAATTGTGGGAGATGGCCCTCTTAAACCCTCTTTAGAACCTTTTTATGGCCGGGAATATGGCATTCATTGGTTGGGGTTTATTGCGGATGAACAACGGCGTATTGATATTTTACGGGCCGCTGATGTCTTTATTTTGCCTTCTTTGGTGGAAGGGTTATCTTTGTCTTTATTGGAGGCCATGGCCTGTGGTGTCGCTTGTATTGCCACGGATGCGGGGGCCGACGGAGAAGTGTTGGAAGATGGGGCCGGTGTCGTGTTAAATACCCAAGGAGTAACGACTCAATTGAAAACTCTATTACCTCTATTTAGAGAGCATAGCGAAATTACCCAATTGTTGGGACAAAAAGCCAGACAACGGGTTTTAGAACGCTATTCTTTGACTAAGAATATTTCGCGGGTTGAAAGATTATATCAGCAAGTTTTAAAGAAGCCTAATTTTCCTGTCATGGGTCATATTTCTTGA
- a CDS encoding AZOBR_p60025 family cell surface glycopolymer formation protein, with product MLKSARFKLSPEIINLLIACVVVLAVTLYFYFSKFDGNITGFFRIGSILPLSPYLNADQTLIYQGEIGYDGQQFLSLALDPFLQNPETINALDHPIYRYRRILYPLLSYVFSFGYRPLIPYMMVAINALSIITIVGLINLYFKSDNKFKYQPLLTLCIPGVWMVLSLGTADLLSSVFLIAAFYCYRDHKYLGTGIFISLGCLTRETLLIIWFSLFLASLLQQRMKQINYLLVALLPPIFWTVYITFLNLPGKVRVKDNFGLPLMGIINKFTALLTGGLNGRNLFEAYLFILLLMSFIAIFMIYLKNRQANVLIQISNSFYSLMFTFSSITILGYYLDYSRVFMDVYFLLLLSWNTSKIPGKTFLLSASGLSSVAFLFLHS from the coding sequence ATGCTCAAAAGTGCTAGGTTTAAACTCTCCCCAGAAATCATCAATTTATTAATTGCTTGTGTGGTAGTTCTTGCTGTTACACTCTATTTTTATTTTAGCAAATTTGATGGCAATATTACAGGTTTTTTTCGCATTGGTTCAATTTTACCCCTTTCCCCCTATCTTAATGCTGATCAAACTTTGATTTATCAAGGAGAAATTGGTTATGATGGACAACAATTTTTAAGCTTAGCTCTTGATCCTTTTTTACAAAATCCGGAAACAATTAACGCCCTTGATCATCCTATTTATCGGTATCGGCGTATTTTATATCCTTTATTAAGTTATGTTTTTAGTTTTGGCTATCGTCCCTTAATTCCCTATATGATGGTAGCAATTAATGCCCTTTCAATTATTACGATTGTGGGGCTAATTAACCTTTATTTTAAATCAGATAATAAGTTTAAATATCAGCCCCTACTTACCTTATGTATTCCTGGGGTTTGGATGGTATTATCTTTAGGCACGGCTGACTTATTAAGTAGTGTCTTCTTAATCGCCGCTTTTTATTGTTATCGTGATCATAAATACTTAGGGACTGGCATTTTTATTAGTTTAGGTTGTTTGACCAGAGAAACATTATTAATTATCTGGTTTTCTCTCTTTTTAGCTAGTCTTTTACAACAAAGAATGAAGCAGATTAACTATTTATTAGTTGCCTTACTTCCTCCTATTTTTTGGACTGTTTATATTACTTTTTTAAATTTACCGGGAAAAGTCAGAGTCAAAGATAACTTTGGTCTTCCTTTGATGGGCATTATCAATAAATTTACGGCTCTTTTGACCGGGGGATTAAACGGGAGAAACTTGTTTGAAGCTTATCTTTTTATCCTGTTATTGATGAGTTTTATCGCAATTTTCATGATTTATCTAAAAAACAGACAAGCTAACGTATTAATACAAATTAGCAATAGTTTTTATAGCCTCATGTTTACTTTTAGTAGCATCACAATTTTAGGTTATTATTTAGATTATTCACGGGTCTTTATGGATGTTTATTTTTTACTTTTACTGAGTTGGAATACCAGTAAAATTCCTGGCAAAACCTTCCTATTATCGGCATCAGGATTAAGTAGTGTAGCCTTCTTGTTCCTACATTCCTAG
- a CDS encoding ferredoxin family protein: protein MPHTIVTETCEGVADCVDACPVACIHEGPGKNAKGTDWYWIDFTTCIDCGICLQVCPVEGAIVPEERPELQKTP, encoded by the coding sequence TTGCCCCATACTATTGTCACTGAAACCTGTGAAGGCGTTGCCGACTGTGTAGATGCTTGTCCCGTGGCTTGTATTCATGAAGGGCCGGGTAAAAATGCCAAGGGAACTGATTGGTATTGGATTGATTTTACGACTTGTATTGACTGCGGAATTTGTCTACAAGTTTGTCCGGTAGAAGGGGCAATTGTTCCCGAAGAACGACCAGAATTGCAAAAAACGCCCTAA
- a CDS encoding ABC transporter ATP-binding protein, which produces MENILEVHDVYAGYVKDLNILQGINFRIAMGELVTVIGPNGAGKSTLVKTIFGLLKANQGKIIFKGQEITGLKSDEIVKLGMCYVPQISNVFSALTIEENLEMGAFISHGSLKQQKQRIYTMFPRLAERRRQRAGTLSGGERQMLAMGRALMLDPDVLLLDEPSAALSPILVNSVFEQIKAINLTGKAVVLVEQNAKKALMMADRGYVLESGRDRFEGTGKELLNDPKVGQLYLGAAYQDTRDEKSSS; this is translated from the coding sequence ATGGAAAATATCCTCGAAGTTCATGATGTTTATGCCGGATATGTAAAAGATTTGAATATCCTACAGGGCATTAATTTTCGTATTGCAATGGGGGAATTAGTCACTGTAATTGGCCCTAATGGGGCGGGAAAATCTACGTTAGTAAAAACAATTTTTGGACTATTAAAGGCGAATCAAGGTAAAATTATTTTTAAAGGACAGGAGATTACGGGGCTAAAATCCGATGAAATTGTTAAATTAGGAATGTGTTATGTTCCTCAGATTTCTAATGTTTTTTCTGCCCTAACTATCGAGGAAAATTTAGAGATGGGGGCCTTTATTAGTCATGGTTCTTTGAAACAGCAAAAACAACGAATTTACACCATGTTTCCCCGACTTGCTGAACGTCGTCGTCAACGGGCCGGCACTTTATCAGGGGGAGAAAGACAAATGTTAGCGATGGGACGGGCCTTAATGCTAGATCCTGATGTCTTATTGTTAGATGAACCTTCGGCGGCCTTATCTCCCATTTTAGTTAATAGTGTATTTGAACAAATTAAGGCCATCAATTTGACGGGAAAAGCCGTTGTTTTAGTGGAACAAAACGCTAAGAAAGCGTTAATGATGGCAGATCGGGGATATGTATTAGAAAGTGGACGCGATCGCTTTGAAGGAACGGGAAAAGAGTTATTAAACGACCCCAAAGTGGGACAATTATATTTAGGGGCCGCTTATCAAGATACCAGAGATGAAAAATCATCATCATAA
- a CDS encoding DUF29 domain-containing protein: MSIQISSKISNLYQEDFNLWLERMVDLLREGKLLEIDYPNLIEELESMGRSEKNALKSNLRILLMHLLKYQYQPQKRSNSWRYTISENRHRIADSLENSPSLRLFLADNFEQCYQGARRLASDETGLSLNMFPEDCPFLLDEVIDMNYLPD, from the coding sequence ATGTCAATACAAATTTCATCAAAAATATCAAATTTGTATCAAGAAGATTTTAATTTATGGTTAGAAAGGATGGTTGACTTATTGCGGGAAGGTAAATTATTAGAGATTGATTATCCAAATCTTATTGAGGAATTAGAAAGCATGGGGAGAAGTGAGAAAAATGCTTTAAAAAGTAATTTAAGAATTTTATTAATGCACTTACTAAAATATCAGTATCAACCTCAAAAAAGAAGCAATAGTTGGCGTTATACCATTAGTGAAAATCGTCACAGAATTGCCGATAGTTTAGAAAATAGTCCAAGTTTAAGGCTTTTTTTAGCAGATAATTTTGAACAATGTTATCAAGGAGCAAGACGCTTAGCATCTGATGAAACTGGCCTATCTCTTAATATGTTTCCCGAAGATTGTCCTTTTCTGTTAGATGAAGTGATAGACATGAATTATTTGCCTGATTAA
- a CDS encoding ribonucleotide-diphosphate reductase subunit beta: MVVINQKQMPINPIFNPEGDDATENRSIWFGNTTNLMQLNDVRYTWAVGLYQQMRENFWIPQRLDITQDVTDYANLTEDERYAYDGILSYLTFLDSVQTCNIPHIKSSVTAPEISLCMAEQISQEGMHNQSYQYIIETIIPPDRRSQVYDFWRTDKVLKDRCQFIATLYQKYIDNATAENYFIALLADFLLEGLYFYNGFIYFYNLASRMLMPGSADIFKMINRDELSHVRLYQKLIPEARKIFPHSLEQIYEMFDMAVEHECRWTNHIVGNNILGITESSTEKYTKYLANIRLRSIGLEPLYPEPKYNKSPYSHLERFSDTKKEGHTKANFFEATVTSYVMSSGVTGWDEI; the protein is encoded by the coding sequence ATGGTCGTCATTAATCAAAAACAAATGCCCATCAACCCTATCTTTAACCCAGAAGGAGATGATGCAACAGAAAACCGATCTATCTGGTTTGGTAATACAACTAATTTAATGCAGTTAAATGATGTTCGTTATACTTGGGCAGTGGGTTTATATCAACAAATGCGGGAAAATTTCTGGATTCCTCAGCGTCTAGATATTACCCAAGATGTCACTGATTATGCTAATTTAACCGAAGATGAACGGTACGCTTATGATGGCATTCTATCCTATCTTACCTTTTTAGATTCTGTTCAAACCTGCAATATTCCTCACATAAAAAGCAGTGTTACTGCTCCAGAAATAAGTCTCTGTATGGCAGAACAGATTTCTCAAGAAGGAATGCACAATCAAAGTTATCAATACATTATTGAAACTATTATTCCTCCAGATAGAAGAAGTCAAGTTTATGATTTTTGGCGCACGGATAAAGTCTTAAAAGACCGTTGTCAATTCATTGCCACATTATACCAAAAATATATTGATAATGCAACGGCTGAAAACTATTTCATCGCCTTACTTGCGGACTTTTTATTAGAAGGATTATACTTCTACAATGGCTTCATTTACTTCTATAACTTGGCTTCTAGGATGTTAATGCCAGGGTCAGCCGACATTTTCAAAATGATTAATCGAGATGAACTAAGCCATGTTAGATTGTATCAAAAATTGATCCCAGAAGCCCGAAAAATTTTTCCTCATTCCCTGGAACAAATCTATGAAATGTTTGACATGGCCGTTGAACATGAATGCCGTTGGACTAACCATATTGTGGGCAATAATATCTTAGGAATTACGGAATCAAGTACGGAAAAATATACCAAATATCTCGCCAATATTCGCTTACGTTCTATTGGTTTAGAACCCCTTTATCCAGAACCAAAATACAACAAAAGTCCCTACAGCCATTTAGAGAGATTTTCTGATACTAAAAAAGAAGGTCATACTAAAGCAAATTTCTTTGAAGCAACCGTTACCAGTTATGTCATGTCTTCTGGAGTGACAGGATGGGATGAAATTTAG
- a CDS encoding GNAT family N-acetyltransferase — METKQGTDLPSPYQLQRGSTLDHAKLLKFMQLTYQELFPEQSDFSHLKKTVSQYFSAKTPLWWIILEEDKLPSVSPVACLWMGTGIDQVTGDRYGHIFLIYVMPQHRRRGLATQLINQAKTWVISQGNHQLGLQVFDINQPALNLYDNLGFKTQSRFMFKSVQ; from the coding sequence ATGGAAACAAAGCAAGGGACGGACTTACCCTCTCCCTATCAACTCCAAAGAGGTTCAACGCTTGATCACGCTAAACTATTAAAGTTTATGCAGCTGACTTATCAAGAATTGTTTCCTGAGCAGTCGGATTTTAGCCACCTCAAGAAAACGGTGTCCCAATATTTTTCTGCCAAAACTCCCCTCTGGTGGATTATATTGGAGGAAGATAAATTGCCGTCAGTTTCCCCTGTGGCCTGTCTTTGGATGGGGACGGGAATTGATCAAGTAACAGGCGATCGCTATGGTCATATATTCTTAATTTATGTAATGCCGCAACACCGTCGTCGAGGGTTAGCAACTCAGTTGATTAATCAGGCAAAAACTTGGGTGATCTCACAAGGGAATCATCAACTCGGATTACAAGTATTTGATATTAATCAACCGGCCCTCAATCTTTATGATAATTTAGGCTTTAAAACTCAATCTCGCTTCATGTTTAAATCAGTTCAGTAG
- a CDS encoding FAD-dependent oxidoreductase, with protein MGKLEQTQQGQGKIFSQKTTTKMQGLRRILAALSLGVICLESTLPVLAAPPRNPEETVNCDILIVGGGLSGAAAAYEGLLTGRTVCLTEITDWIGGQISSQGTSALDEGKSQRSLQYFPKGYRVLRDNITRLYGKQNPGDCWVSESCFLPYHGHQLLYQQLKEAEQLGRGTLKWFPSTVIKQLEISDNKKLINGAIAIQHNPKAGISPNQDPLSQTIEDAYSYQNSDKFNKKIIRFQAKSKKGHPTDWFVIEATETGEIVALADVPYRIGLDPRSYLNPSSPTEKGDPYCVQGFTYPFAMERTATPQPQYKPSFYEQYQPYYGYDSDRRFAYFDLVFTYRRIWSPQKGQLIRVGQMKVHEPTPGDISMQNWLWGNDYRPGTSQDNLIYTHDQLEKTGQLQPGGWKGGLRTETLRKGEEISLGFYYWLVAGNTDSRLGYGIKRPEPNHRLLTGVNSPMGTQHGLSKYPYIREGRRIIGRPSYDHPEGFSLNEIDISTKDYWNDFYRTTLPRPMYQQVWSTIANLEATTMTPNDRPSYLMTRRTHATVYPDSVGVTQYMIDFHPCMALSPPEKPGNREREDVRVGQGSAYPAQIPLRAMIPQKVDNLIVSGKSIASSHIAAAAYRVHGFEWSVGAAAGTLASFALEKNILPYELIDNLPQQEAKLQELRYRLENNGNPTAFPQTIMFDARRH; from the coding sequence ATGGGGAAACTGGAACAAACGCAACAAGGTCAAGGAAAGATATTCTCCCAGAAAACAACCACCAAGATGCAAGGGTTACGACGTATTTTAGCCGCCTTATCTCTGGGGGTTATCTGTTTAGAATCAACCTTACCCGTGTTAGCGGCCCCACCTCGTAACCCCGAAGAAACCGTTAACTGTGATATTTTAATAGTAGGAGGTGGACTTTCAGGAGCCGCTGCTGCCTATGAAGGGTTATTAACAGGGCGTACCGTGTGCCTCACGGAGATAACTGACTGGATTGGGGGACAGATTTCCTCTCAAGGAACTTCTGCTCTAGATGAAGGCAAAAGTCAGCGATCGCTTCAATATTTTCCCAAAGGGTATCGGGTACTAAGGGATAATATTACAAGGCTTTACGGTAAGCAAAATCCGGGAGATTGTTGGGTCAGTGAAAGCTGTTTCCTTCCCTATCACGGTCATCAACTATTATATCAACAGTTAAAAGAGGCTGAACAATTGGGGCGAGGCACTCTCAAATGGTTTCCCTCAACGGTGATTAAACAATTAGAAATTAGTGATAACAAAAAACTGATTAATGGGGCGATCGCTATTCAACATAATCCCAAAGCAGGGATATCTCCCAATCAAGACCCCTTATCCCAAACTATTGAAGATGCTTATAGTTACCAAAACTCTGATAAGTTTAACAAAAAAATTATCCGCTTTCAGGCCAAATCAAAAAAAGGTCATCCTACAGATTGGTTTGTGATTGAAGCCACAGAAACGGGTGAAATCGTGGCTTTAGCTGATGTTCCCTACCGTATCGGCCTTGATCCCCGAAGCTATCTTAACCCCTCCTCCCCCACAGAAAAAGGCGATCCCTATTGCGTCCAAGGGTTTACCTATCCCTTTGCGATGGAAAGGACAGCGACACCCCAACCCCAGTATAAACCCTCATTTTATGAACAATACCAACCTTACTACGGTTATGATAGCGATCGCCGATTTGCCTATTTTGATTTAGTCTTTACCTATCGACGGATTTGGAGTCCCCAAAAAGGCCAATTGATCCGAGTGGGACAGATGAAGGTTCATGAACCCACACCAGGGGACATTTCTATGCAAAACTGGTTATGGGGCAATGATTATCGGCCAGGAACATCCCAAGATAATCTGATTTACACCCATGATCAATTAGAAAAAACAGGACAACTGCAACCTGGGGGATGGAAAGGCGGGTTACGCACGGAAACCCTGAGAAAAGGAGAGGAAATTTCCCTAGGATTTTATTATTGGTTAGTGGCAGGCAATACAGATTCTCGGTTAGGCTATGGCATTAAACGGCCTGAACCCAATCATCGTCTGTTAACTGGGGTAAATTCTCCCATGGGAACCCAGCACGGGTTATCTAAATATCCCTATATTCGGGAGGGAAGACGCATTATCGGTAGACCATCTTATGATCATCCTGAAGGGTTTTCTCTCAATGAAATTGATATTTCTACCAAAGATTATTGGAATGATTTTTATCGGACGACCCTACCCCGGCCCATGTATCAACAGGTTTGGTCAACCATTGCCAATTTAGAAGCTACGACGATGACACCCAATGATCGCCCCTCCTATTTAATGACCAGACGCACCCATGCAACGGTTTATCCTGACTCGGTGGGAGTAACTCAGTATATGATTGATTTCCACCCTTGTATGGCTTTGTCTCCTCCAGAAAAGCCAGGAAACCGAGAACGGGAAGATGTTCGTGTGGGTCAAGGTTCCGCTTATCCGGCACAAATTCCCCTCAGAGCAATGATTCCCCAAAAAGTTGATAATTTGATTGTTTCAGGAAAAAGTATTGCCAGCAGTCACATTGCGGCAGCGGCCTATCGGGTACATGGGTTTGAGTGGTCAGTGGGGGCAGCGGCGGGAACTTTAGCCAGTTTTGCCTTGGAAAAGAATATTTTACCCTATGAATTAATCGATAATCTACCTCAACAAGAAGCTAAATTACAAGAGTTACGTTATCGACTCGAAAATAATGGAAATCCCACGGCTTTTCCTCAAACTATAATGTTTGATGCTCGTCGTCATTAA
- a CDS encoding MoaD/ThiS family protein has protein sequence MAIKVLIPTPLQKYTNNQATLECSAENVISLIETLEQTFPGIKARLCDDDGTPRRFLNFYVNSEDIRFLDNTETSLKDGDEVSIVPAVAGG, from the coding sequence ATGGCTATAAAAGTATTAATTCCCACACCCCTACAAAAATACACGAATAACCAAGCTACCTTAGAATGTAGTGCGGAAAATGTGATTTCCTTAATTGAAACCTTAGAACAAACTTTTCCTGGTATTAAGGCGCGTTTGTGCGATGATGATGGAACTCCCCGCCGTTTTTTGAATTTCTATGTGAATAGTGAAGATATTCGCTTTTTGGATAATACGGAAACCTCTCTCAAAGATGGGGACGAGGTGAGTATTGTTCCTGCGGTTGCAGGGGGTTAA
- the thrC gene encoding threonine synthase — MTQATQTQTQTGFSPTFTHLVSKEGGVKYPLKALHVCEETFSPLEVAYDYDAIRRQVTRETIQAGPNSIWRYKAFLPVESENPIDVGTGMTPLVKSNRLARRLGLKNLYIKNDAVNMPTLSFKDRVVSVALTRAKELGFTTVSCASTGNLANSTAAIAAYAGLDCCVFIPADLEAGKVLGTLIYNPTVMAVKGNYDQVNRLCCEVGNTYGWGFVNINLRPYYSEGSKTLGFEVAEQLGWKLPDHVVAPLASGSLYTKIYKGFQEFVKVGLVEDKPVRFSGAQAEGCSPIATAFREGRDFVTPVKPDTIAKSIAIGNPADGYYALDIARKTNGNIESVNDAEIIEGIKLLAETEGIFTETAGGTTVAVLKKLVEAGKIDPEETTVVYITGNGLKTQEAVQEYIGQPLFIEPKLDSFERALERSRTLDRLEWQQVLV, encoded by the coding sequence ATGACCCAGGCAACCCAAACCCAAACCCAAACAGGTTTTAGCCCCACTTTTACCCACCTCGTATCTAAAGAAGGTGGGGTTAAATATCCCCTCAAAGCCCTTCATGTCTGTGAAGAAACCTTTTCACCCCTAGAAGTGGCTTATGATTATGATGCCATTCGTCGCCAAGTTACCCGTGAAACTATTCAAGCGGGCCCCAACTCAATCTGGCGTTATAAAGCATTTTTGCCCGTAGAAAGCGAAAATCCCATTGATGTTGGCACAGGGATGACCCCTCTCGTTAAATCTAACCGTCTCGCCCGTCGCCTGGGTCTAAAGAATCTCTACATCAAAAACGATGCGGTTAATATGCCTACCCTTAGCTTTAAGGATAGAGTCGTCTCCGTTGCTTTGACTCGCGCTAAAGAATTAGGCTTTACCACCGTTTCTTGTGCTAGTACCGGAAATTTAGCCAATTCTACCGCCGCTATTGCCGCTTACGCAGGTTTAGACTGTTGTGTGTTCATTCCTGCTGATTTAGAAGCCGGAAAAGTATTAGGAACCCTCATCTACAATCCTACCGTAATGGCGGTTAAAGGCAACTACGACCAAGTAAACCGTCTCTGTTGTGAAGTAGGCAATACTTACGGATGGGGCTTTGTTAACATTAATCTACGTCCCTATTATTCTGAAGGTTCCAAGACATTAGGTTTTGAGGTAGCAGAACAGTTAGGCTGGAAACTTCCTGACCATGTGGTAGCACCTTTAGCCTCTGGTTCTCTTTATACCAAGATTTACAAAGGTTTCCAAGAATTTGTTAAAGTTGGGTTAGTGGAAGACAAGCCTGTACGTTTCAGTGGCGCACAAGCTGAAGGATGTTCTCCCATTGCCACAGCTTTCAGAGAAGGACGGGACTTTGTAACCCCCGTTAAACCTGATACCATTGCTAAATCAATTGCTATTGGTAATCCTGCTGATGGTTATTATGCCTTAGATATTGCCCGCAAGACTAACGGTAATATTGAAAGCGTTAACGATGCTGAGATTATAGAAGGCATTAAATTATTAGCAGAGACAGAAGGTATCTTTACCGAAACTGCTGGTGGTACTACCGTCGCTGTGTTGAAGAAACTGGTGGAAGCAGGTAAAATTGATCCCGAAGAAACCACCGTTGTCTATATCACTGGAAATGGCTTAAAAACCCAGGAAGCGGTACAAGAATACATCGGTCAACCCTTATTTATTGAACCCAAACTAGATAGTTTTGAGCGTGCGTTGGAACGTTCTCGCACCTTAGACCGTCTAGAATGGCAACAAGTTCTAGTTTAG
- a CDS encoding DUF6887 family protein, giving the protein MVDLTQMTVTELKQYLSKNRSDDDKFSEALAELLKRDPNPVIYSKDIPLEEQERIFMEKIAKH; this is encoded by the coding sequence ATGGTTGATCTAACTCAAATGACTGTAACAGAATTAAAACAATATTTATCTAAAAATCGCAGTGATGATGATAAATTTAGTGAAGCACTAGCAGAATTATTAAAGCGAGATCCAAATCCTGTAATATATTCCAAAGATATACCCTTGGAGGAACAAGAACGAATTTTCATGGAAAAAATAGCAAAACATTAG